actaataatatttaaaaatataaatttattatatttttctcactCTGACCATTATCTTGGACGCGACGACCTATTTTCTACACCCTAAATCGGTGGCTAAagcaaaaaaattgatttgaagcAAATCTTTTCGTTTAAAATGAAAAGATCCGgcaacgaagagatcttcagATTTCTTTATCAACGAAAAGATTTGAAAactagatttttgaaaattataatggtTAAAAGGATCCAAAAGCTAAATTTTTAACtctcataaaatattgaatcaaCACTTACGTCAAAAACTTAAGGAGAGTCCAATATTACTaacttaaatttagaaaaaaattcgGGTGAAATGCCCATGTATTTCGTTATTTTACCAATGCACAATTATTTGGTATTGCAATAATCAAGTAGAATCATCTGGAATTAACGGAACTAAAAGGGATGAAAAAGGAACGATATGCAGTGGATACGTATAGAATTGGCATATATCTAGATTAGTGTTGCtttaaatatttgttgtcaTGTAGCATCTTTTCCACTTGTGAATTAAGTTGAATCTATCAGGAAGTTAACAATATCTACAGGACTCTTGATGCAATGTCTCTTCCCCCACGAAGTTAGAAAACTTtctgtgatacccttaggcaaatcccaaATCGACAAAGCAcaagagagatgttgggtctgtctgTACTTTGTCTATGTATCTCACATTGGTTAGTGAtgggagaatttgactggttaaatagtctgtgagctccttaaactgttaagacgtgTTTTAGGTTGTAAAgctcaaaagcaaaattatgacagactgtgtgtccaaaatggacaatattttaacagtgggccgggttattagACCAGAGATGTTACACTTTCTATATTATCGAATGACAAAATGCcccattaataaaattatgtgtattaatatataaatatatctatacatagatgtattataatataattaaataataataaaaggatatgtaattatataataatatatcaatatatacatatttatgtaaaaaaaatatgtatatataacatttgtCATATTCTGGATCTTTAGGaatgaaaaatgatttgaaataaaGCAAACTCGGCTTTTGCCACCATTTAGTGAAAGAAAGGAAACTGATGAAATCGAGTAAACAGATTGAACCACAATGAGAACTTAATTGCCATGTTACAAAGGTTGTAATTCTAATAATTGTTATAAGTTCAACACTAGCAGCAGCTACACAGGTAATCGCCAAACATATGTAAAATCAAGGACTCTCAAATCCGATGAAGCCTTAGCCTGCCAAAATAGGAAAATGTTGAGAGTCGCGAAGATGAGCTGTTTTTGTTTGAAAGTAGAGTTTGTTTGTCTCCATAAAATGGTGGCATAAATCTCACACTCCATTGATAACAAAGCAAACCAAGTATTCAATTAGTCAAAGAGGTAACGTGGGGCAGTGAATTAGATCAAATTCCAAGTTACTTAAAGACGATGGAGATATACTGGAAGATGTAACTTGTTGCATGAATCCAAATGACTTACTTTACTTTATCTCTAGCTAATTTGTTACCAACGCCCAAAATATAGCCACAATCCATCAACCTTCTACAAATACAAATACTGGGAACTTGGCAAAGCTTTCTATGAAGGCCTTTGCTCAAACTTTATGGTCCAAAATGCAAGGATAATTTAGCCCACAATTATTCCAAAGTCTAGTCCCCAGCCCAGCTCAACTGCTTTCGGCCGGACTGGGAGTGAAAATacagaattgaaaaaaatagagGGAAGAGGAAAGTGAACACAGTATTTTTATCGTGGTTCGGCCACAAACTCAGGCCTACATCCACGCCTCAAAGCGGTAAGCTTTGAGGATTCTACTATGAAATAAGACCCTTATGAAGGATCTTCAAATACATCTTTTACACAAAGGCTACACACACTTCAGACCTTTCAACACTCTCGAAATGAAAAACCTTAACACTTTACAATTCAACAACCTTAaattgaaacaagaaaaaagcaTTCTTACCCTTGGAAGATCAGCAAATCAAGGCTCAGATGaatgacattttaattttaatgcatttgagaattttgttttgaaagtggaattttcaattcattcacaagaaaaccaaattccatttttttaacatgcttttgaaaaaatcaattttgcCCTTTTCTTCAGAAAGTTGGGAAAACATTTGGAAAACAATTGATGCATGCATTAAACTTGGTGCAGACTTTGAGCCATAGATTTAGCCTGTATGTACAAGTTAAGAACAATGACAATTTTCCTGGGCGGTCTTCACATCAGGAAGCTTGCTTGCTTTCTTCTAACGCACATGAACATCTTCCAGGTCCTAATAAATCTTCTGCACGAAATCAAGCCAACTGGAAGGAAAcctgaaaatgaaaaacatatttGTTCATACATTGAAACCATAAAACAtgcataaatattaaaatactttaactAATCACATAGACCAACTAAAAATGGAAGGAGAAGAACTTACCTATGTGTCAATGTCAGGAGCAGCTGTCTGTGTATTCCGATTGTCATCATTTTGCACGTAATGGTCATCCACTTTGATACTAGTCATACTAGAAAATTTTGGCAAGCCatctccttttttcttcttgtaaaATTGCCTTAGAATACGGCAGTTATACATGTTGAATGCCTCCAGGGTTTTAACGTCAGAAAGGCAGATGGGCAGGTGCTTTAATTTGTCGCATAGTTTAATTGTTAACGAGCGCAGACATGGCATGATTTGTCCTGTTGTAATTGTAATATCCCAGATTTTCCATTCTGTCATATCCTCAAACTCAAGAGTTTTTAATTTGGGGAAGGCATTGCCACCACCTTCTATTCCCAAAAATTCATCACCAACCGTTTCCACACCCtccataaattttataaacaatgaTTCAAGTGATGGTAGTTTTCCTAAAGGAGGCAACTTCTCACAATTCAAGCAACCACCTAGAGTTATAACCCTTAGATTGGAGAATGCATTGGCATCCTTACATGATGGTATctctatttttataatagagCAATGATTGATGGCCAGTTTCTCCAACCGTGTATTAAAAAGAATGTGGCTAGGCAGTCCCTTTAACTTTGGGCATGACACAAGTTCTAAGGAACAAAGTTCTGGCATAATTTCTAAACTCTTCTCATCGCATTCCCAATCTTCCCATTCTTCCATGTACTTAATGGTGAGATTTTTCAATTTGGGAAAGACAACAATTGGTGCTTGATTACTTTGCACTCTTAAATTCTCTTCCCAGTCTTTCATATACCTAATGTTGATACTTCTTAAGCCATTGTTGTATCTTATATTGAGTGACTCAAGGGATGGTAATTTTCCCAAAGGATCAGGGAATTGCTCCAGGTTCATGCAACTATAGAGAGTTAACATTTTCAGTTTGGACAATGACATCAACCAAGGGGGAAGCAAAGATTTGCAATCATACTCGTCTATCCTTAATTTCTCTAAATTCAAAGGTGGTTGCAAGGCATTAAGAACTATGTTGTCCTGCTCACTCTTCCTCTTTCCTACAGATTCCAGCTTATAGAATGACAAACTCAAATCGGTAAGGTTTTTCTTAACATTGAGTTTTGCTTTCTCAGCTTCTTCAGCACTAACCTCATTTCCCAACCTTCTTAGAACAAGAGAACCTTGAAGGTGGTCCATGTTTCCTAAACACTCAAGAGTATCATGACCTCTGCCACCACTACTTCTAATGAATTCGCTTAATTCCCTAAGACAAGTCAACCTCTCCATTCCCTTTGGCATGTAACTTAATGAATAAGTCTTAACATTTTTCAGATACCTCAAGTTCATTAACCGATCTATTCCATTGGGAAGTTTTTGTAGACTCACACATTTAGTCAGATCTAAGGTTTGTAAATTATACAATGCACACAATGACTCAGGCAACTcctttaaatatctattttcaGATAATTTAAGGTATCTTAAGTGAATCAGTTTACTGATTTCTGTTGAAAGTGATTCACATGAACAATAACTCAAATCTAATGACCTTAGATATGTTAACTGGTCAAACAATGTAGATAGATTCACTCCAAACTCAAATTCACTATCAACAATAAGGCTACGCAATTTTTTCTTAGTATAACTAGAGTTAGGAATTGAGTTCCCTAGTATCATCAAATGTTGAGCATTCTTATGAACCAATTTTGAACGATGTTTTACTGAACGCTCAGCGTCCACCAAAAAACATTCATTAGTAGCAAGTGATTGAGCAAAATCATGCACTATATTATGCATCTTATATTGTGTTATGCTACCATCACTTTGACTTATTTCAATATCTTCAAGGAAAGATTTCATccttaagttttcaaaatatttttcaccaATTAGCTCCATATCATCCATTCCTTCTACTTTAAGATAATCTTGAGCCATCCATAGCTTAATCATCTCACTTTTGTTTATCTCATAGTTTTTTGGAAAGATAGCACAATATAAGAAACATCTTTTCAATTTAGATGGCAAATCATAATAACATAACAATAGATAAGGGAAAACTCCTTTTTCTATATCCTCTAATTCCCATACCTCATTCTCTAAGACATCGTTCCACTGTTTAATTTCCGTTTTTATACTTAAGAGATTTCCTACCATTTTTATAGCTAGAGGCAAACCATTACACTTTTTCACAATCTTGCTACCAATTTCGCCTAATTTTTTACACCTTTCATTTGTCTCCTTTATTATTGGAACTTGATCTTTAAACAATGACTCACATTCTTCGTCGGACAATTTCTCAAGTATGACCATTTCattagttttaatttcttttgcatGTTTCTTTTTTCGTGAGGTCACCAAAACTCTACTTTTTGTGGAACCCAACTTAAGACATTCCATTAAGTTTCTCCAATTATCTTGGACTTCTTCAATCCACAAATCATCTAAGACAAGCAAAAATTTCTTTCCCTTAATATATTGACCAATGTTTTGCAAGACAATTTCCAATTcaactaaattttgtttcttatttgtGAGGCATTCAAGGATTGCTTTCGCTATCCTTGACACGTTGAAAGGACGAGACACACAGACCCatattcttatttcaaaatgaGCTTGtattttatcatcattaaatataaatcgaGCAAGAGTTGTTTTTCCAATTCCGTCTATCCCTACAATGGGAATAATAGGAGGGGCTTTTTCTGGCCAATTTTTTTGCAGCAAGAGATACTCTAATTCCTCCTTAGCATGATCTCTTCCATAAAGATTTGGTTTAACAGGGCTAGGTATTGGCTGATTTAGAGTTTCAATACCCTCAGATAAGCTGCTAATCTTAAATCTATCTTTATCCTTGGCAACATTAGCTAGTTTTTTATTTAGCTTTTTAATTGGACCAGCAACTTGAAAATTCAGGGCAAATTTCCCAGCACAATATAGATAGTAAGACTCAAGGGAACATACCTTACTCAAAGGCTTGGAATCATTTTCAACATCCTTAAGTTGTAATTTGCTGATGATTGTGCTCCACTTATCCAATACATTGTTCACTTCAGAGGATGAGTTTTTAAGTTTCTGTAACCAGTCCCTCACAGCTTCCTCTTCCACTTGTTTTTGCTCCGCATCCTTAACCACAGCTTGAATGGCCAGCAAATTGTCAGtgagtttttcaacttctttgtcAACACCAACATTTGGTGCTGTTCCCTTTACTGTCCGTTGGCAGAGGATTGAAAACAGTTGTTCCAAGGTTGATGAAACAAGAGCCTCGGCCATGTTTGAAGGCGACAATGGAttcaagaaataaatataaatagaagaAATACTTGGTGGGCTTTTTTTGTAACAATGCTTCTCCTTCCATTCAGTATTTATAGCCCAGAAACAGACTGAGGAATCCTTCCCCTGATAGCTTAAAGTGACATATTACTTTAATGCTAGTTAAGGTATGATTCATTTATTTTACTCCAAGCTTAAGCAATTcccatattcttttcttttcttttcactaAAGTATTATTTGATGCTGGCTAGTGGATACTTTTGTGTAGAGTTTTGCAGTTTGTGCTTTAACCTTTTTCTCaaactatttaataaataaagactaaaaagaaaaaaataatgtaaagtAAAATTCAGTGAATAAACTTACCCAGATAAAGCTTCTGGGTAGTTAACTCAATTTGcctataaaaagagaaaacctGGACGTTAAAAGACCATCAATTTCATCAAGATTCTTGGTGGTAGGTTTACTAGAGTTTAACTTAAAGGTACTATACCTTCtcataaatttcattaagaCTCTGGGTGGTAACTATAGTCAGAACACTAACTcctgcccaaaaaaaaaaaagggtagtTAACTAATTGATAATTGTGGTTGTGATTTATTTCAACCATCAAATCAAAGTGAATTCCCTTTCTGATATGTGTAAATAACCCTatctaaattttagttattttcttcTATATTGCAACCTCTTTCCTCACAAGTAAGAGTTTGAGAGCATGATATTATCGGTGCTTTCCATTAGGTGGTAACACCCTTGCGTTATTTTGAATGGATTTTAGccaacaaagaaataaaagtataaacCACAAATGAAGCACCAAAATGTTACAAAGACGAAAAAACATAAGACAGAGAAAAGAGAGCAATAATAATAGGGAGAATCAAGAATAACCTCCTAATATCATGTGCTATGTGTTTACACTTCTTTTCCTTTGTAATCTCAGACATAAAACCCAAGAACATCCTTCTCTATTCATTATTGTGCAATCTTATGTTTTTCTATTTGTTCAACATCTTATTCATTGGGTTCCTATAGtttgatacatatttttttgaaagaattttgctcaaaattggaaaagaatttgtaaacaaaacgaacatgattttttatcaaataaaattttgtttttttatctgaAACTGAGACAATTTTTACCGTCTTCTATACAATGAGGATTATATTGTACTTGTAGGAAtctaatttcttatatttataatgtgCATATATGTTATCAAACTTAAAAAGGAACAAATAATCTGGTTTAcacataagaaaataagaaatgatTTTTTCTTCCCCAAAATCTAATGATTTCATTAAGATTTCCAATACTCTCCTCCAAGTTCGTGAGTAGATATCAATCATTTCCAGCTTGCTAAAACACAAATCAAAAAATAGTTTAGGCAAGGCCTTTGTAAGAATCTTTGCATCTTGTGACTTAGTGGGAACATAGGATAGAATGATGATCTCACGTTCTGTCCAAGACCTAATGAAATTTTTGTCGATTCTCACACGCTTCATCTGATAATGTTGAACTGGATTGTGCACTACACTTATTGTTGCTTTACCATCATTGAGGAACTTCATGGGCTCTGTCAAATGCATGTTTAACTTTGTCATCAACTTCTGTATCCAGATGAGTTCACCGAATAGTTTGGTAATGGTTTTATTCCAAGGACACTCCCTTGCACTTCATCAAGATCCTGGTTTACTCtttgtgaaaaataaatttttttgtctttttccaaCATCTTGTGGTGCATTACTTCTTTATTGTTACATCTCTAGCTGGCCTTACAAAATAAATCCATTTCTTGCCAAAGTACTGACAGTGTGTTAAAATATCATGTCACTGTCATGTTTCCTTAACGCATATTCCTGATTGCAGAAGAAACTTCAAAACTTTGAGAGATATTCTCCAAGTCAGAGTACATTTCTCATACTGATTCCCATATCTAATTTATGGTGTTACAGAATAAATATGATTAACCAATCTTCGGCTCTATCGAATTTATCAACCAAGACACCATAGTTGAGTTTTCTGCTCCCTTACACTGTAAGTTGGAAATGTTATTTCATGCATGAGAATTGCACAAATTAGAGAACCcatttttcctctctttttaaTCACAAGCAGGATTGATTGATACCATTCTCGGATTAGTTTTATGTTATCGGTGAATCGTGACTTGAATTGAACCATTGTCATCTGAATTAGaggaattttgaaaattaaactgtTGTGGGGTTGGAATACTTATTGTTGAAGAAGAATCCTCCGTGGATGATAAAGATGGCATAACATTGGCCATTGTTGGCAAGGACGATGGTAAACTGGATGTTGTTGGTGGTTTTTTTCTGTGGATAGGGCTATTCCCGATCAGTTTTTGGTACTTTCTGAGATTGAGAATATTTGCTTACAGATTTTCGGCACGATTTTTTTTATCAAGGGTTGTAGATCGACACTACTTTTTGCAGGTAGGTTGACACTTTCAGAGGCAGATTGACATTCTCCAAAGAGGCGATTGGTTTTTAGTAAAGTCTGTCCTTTTTGGTGATTTTTTACTTGCTAGTAGGTTTTCAGTAGTTGGTGTAAATGATCGGAACATTTTGTGATGATTGAGAAGATCTCAGACAACGTTTGAGGATTTCAGTAGGTTTCTGGTGAAGTCTTGTTCTCTCTTTCCAGTGATTTGGTGCTTCCAGATAGATTTTCATTAGCTAGTGTGGATGTCCGACAACTTATGTGACGACTGGGAAATCTTCAGCAGCTTCTGAAGTTTGTAACCAAATCCGATACTGTTCTAGTTGGGTTCCGACAGTTTTTTAGAGTAAGATTTGATATCATGAAACAAAGAcaatttttactgttttttatATAGCActactacatatatatatgcacactcACACCCCCCAAACACCCCGAGGCCGAGGCCTCCCTTTTTAGTTTCCTCTCATTTCTTctcttcaattttcttctccccttcctcttttattctcttatttccTCTTAACAACTCCAAACATCAGCACCCACATGTTCCCCTCTTCTTACAATTTGTGTGCCGATTATCCTCCCAATTTGTTACACCAGCTGGTGATATAACCATTAGTCCTAATAGTTTCTGTGTGTATATAGGATAATGTATGTTAATTGGACTTTTAAATGAAACCTCGGCGGCACgagggaaaattttattaataattaaaaaagatgaCACCTAGATGGGGGGGACATAATGAACCTTACCCCTCAAAAGATCTATGTAcaatgaatgaaaataaaaatgcaaatgCATGAAGTAACAAAATTACAAGTAAACTTTAACTAGACATCTAACAAGGTAAATGCCTAACTTAGAAATAGATGAAGGATCGTCCCACCATGGCTAGCTTGAATATGAAAAATCCAAATTACCATCTAATCTGCTGTAACATTTGCTTCTCTGTAAAATCTGGGGACAATGAACTTGCATAATCTTCAATAGAGAACAATAATGATATCAACTGTTAGGTAAAGACCAAGTCCAAATTGCAATAAGATTCTATCAAAAAAGCGTAAATATGAGACCAGCAATATCACAAtcattaatttacatatttgattgattgatcTTACCTCCACTAGACAGTTCAGTAATTCTTCCTTCCTGTTTGAATTAGACTACTGTCAACATATTCAGTTCGTTCCCTTGTAAACAATAACAACTGGTAAGTTCAAGGACTAGGATATTAAACCAAATAATACAAAGCTTCTGTAATTTGTGATGTGTTTCAATTGTGTAACCTTGATATTTGAAATGCTTCTGTGATTTCACAAGTTGAAAGAGCATCATCATATCTTGGTGCCTCTTGCGATAACCATTTTCATGGGGAAAAGTTGATTCCGCTGGCTAAAAGATCTAACCCCACCAACCCAACCCCCCCGcccccacaaaaaaaaaaaaaagctttcaAATGAGATGATGATAATATGATGGCAGAGTCATAACATGTATGACAGGCAATATAAAGCTTCTTGCCTAATTTACAAACCATGATGAGTTGAGCAACCTCCTCTGTTCTGTTCTGCAGTTAACCATCCAACATTTAGAAACAGCatgaaattgattttctttttaaaattaagggctTTACAAAgtaactgttttttttttaacaaatatctCCTTGTTGAATTACAAATGACAACTATAATTGCGGGGGAGaaagattaagaaaattaagaaagttTACCTGCACATCAGTGACAACTGCAATCATATGAGAATTCAGTATCATTGCacatattaaaagattaagaATGAAAATGGGAAATGTTCAGCTTTCTCTTTGTTGTGATTGCCACATTACCTTGTCTGATTTTTCTCCCAGATGCTTTACCAATATGCTGGCACAATTGTAAGTTACCCTGCAAAAGTGTATTACCAAAGGCAACAGATTGAAGATGCAATTGTAAGTTTGGTGATTTAGAACTGAAGGCACAGTTGATCAGATTCAGAGACGAATGACAGCACTTGTAATGCATCCAGAACTCGTTGATGTACTGCCCAGAAATTCAAGGCTAACATATCTGGAAAACACCTTGATTGCTGGTATGTCTAGTATGTCTACCCAATGCACGTGAGGCTTGATGCCTTTGACAACTTTGACAGACGCCTATATCCCAATTGTATTATAGAGCCCGCAACATTAAGAAAACAAGCAAATGTTCTACAACAGTTTATACCAATAGATAAACaaatagaaaggaaaaaactcACCGGAAACTTCCCCATACAAGGCACCTGTGATTCTGCCCAAACTCTCCATTGCACATGAGACCAAGCATTCCACTGATTTACAATCCCTCTTTTCTCCTCACAATCTCCATTCACTGAACCTCCGCGGTCAAACAACCGTGCAGAGTTCATCTATCAAGCATTTTTATAGCTAAGCCTGTCAAAAAGGATCTTCATCAATCAAAAACAACCACACATAGTTCCACTTATACTTTAAAGATGTTAAGTacattatatgttttataaatcaACACCCATACTTGAATAACAAAGAAAGccaaggaattttttttttctctttgttgacTTAAACAACTACCGTAATATTTATAAAGTACAGATATGCTTTAATTGATGTTTAAATGAAACAAGTgaaaagaggagaagaaattaCCAGTAGGTGATGGAAATGTCTCCTGCCCAGGATATTTCACACTTTCATTATCAATTATGATGTGCGAAATGTGAGAGATTTTGTGCCaatctcttcctttctctttctccttaTTTTTCTCACTCCccttctccttcttctccttGTATTGTTCTTCAAGAATTGAGCACCAACTGATGTCCAATTTCTGTAGCGTTGTTTTAGAAAGGATGTGATCTGGCAAGGCTTTTAATTTGTTGCAATCACTAATTTTCAAGGTGTGAAGACATGGCATGATACTAATATTATCTTCCTTGCTTATATCCCACTCTTCCCATTGTTTCATTCGACAAAACTCCAGAGATTTCAATTTGGGGAAGAACTTAGTAGTTGTGCCACCGTTTTCTAGTCCCAAAAATTCATTACCGACTTTTTTCACACCCGTCATATCCAATAATCTAAGGGATTCAAGGGATGCTAATTTTCCCAAAGGAGGTAACCGCTCACACCCTTTCATGTTATCACGAAGAGTTAAGTTTGTGATGCTGGGAAACACAATGTTGCTCAGCTTGCTTGTACGTGAGAATAAGCAATTTCTAATATCCAACTGCT
Above is a genomic segment from Mangifera indica cultivar Alphonso chromosome 3, CATAS_Mindica_2.1, whole genome shotgun sequence containing:
- the LOC123211136 gene encoding putative disease resistance protein RGA3, yielding MAEALVSSTLEQLFSILCQRTVKGTAPNVGVDKEVEKLTDNLLAIQAVVKDAEQKQVEEEAVRDWLQKLKNSSSEVNNVLDKWSTIISKLQLKDVENDSKPLSKVCSLESYYLYCAGKFALNFQVAGPIKKLNKKLANVAKDKDRFKISSLSEGIETLNQPIPSPVKPNLYGRDHAKEELEYLLLQKNWPEKAPPIIPIVGIDGIGKTTLARFIFNDDKIQAHFEIRIWVCVSRPFNVSRIAKAILECLTNKKQNLVELEIVLQNIGQYIKGKKFLLVLDDLWIEEVQDNWRNLMECLKLGSTKSRVLVTSRKKKHAKEIKTNEMVILEKLSDEECESLFKDQVPIIKETNERCKKLGEIGSKIVKKCNGLPLAIKMVGNLLSIKTEIKQWNDVLENEVWELEDIEKGVFPYLLLCYYDLPSKLKRCFLYCAIFPKNYEINKSEMIKLWMAQDYLKVEGMDDMELIGEKYFENLRMKSFLEDIEISQSDGSITQYKMHNIVHDFAQSLATNECFLVDAERSVKHRSKLVHKNAQHLMILGNSIPNSSYTKKKLRSLIVDSEFEFGVNLSTLFDQLTYLRSLDLSYCSCESLSTEISKLIHLRYLKLSENRYLKELPESLCALYNLQTLDLTKCVSLQKLPNGIDRLMNLRYLKNVKTYSLSYMPKGMERLTCLRELSEFIRSSGGRGHDTLECLGNMDHLQGSLVLRRLGNEVSAEEAEKAKLNVKKNLTDLSLSFYKLESVGKRKSEQDNIVLNALQPPLNLEKLRIDEYDCKSLLPPWLMSLSKLKMLTLYSCMNLEQFPDPLGKLPSLESLNIRYNNGLRSINIRYMKDWEENLRVQSNQAPIVVFPKLKNLTIKYMEEWEDWECDEKSLEIMPELCSLELVSCPKLKGLPSHILFNTRLEKLAINHCSIIKIEIPSCKDANAFSNLRVITLGGCLNCEKLPPLGKLPSLESLFIKFMEGVETVGDEFLGIEGGGNAFPKLKTLEFEDMTEWKIWDITITTGQIMPCLRSLTIKLCDKLKHLPICLSDVKTLEAFNMYNCRILRQFYKKKKGDGLPKFSSMTSIKVDDHYVQNDDNRNTQTAAPDIDT